A part of Chitinimonas koreensis genomic DNA contains:
- the mlaD gene encoding outer membrane lipid asymmetry maintenance protein MlaD, protein MNRRAYDFWVGVFVVLGLAALAFLALRVSNVSSGNGRATYRVTAAFDNIGGLKAKAPIRSAGVLVGRVAGIRLDPETYRAVVSLDIEQGYHFSRDSSAEILTSGILGDQYIGLTPGGEETMLKNGDRITLTSSALVLEKLISQFMFSKASENPTEAKPAP, encoded by the coding sequence ATGAATCGTCGTGCGTACGACTTCTGGGTCGGCGTGTTCGTGGTGCTGGGGCTGGCCGCGCTGGCCTTCCTGGCACTGCGCGTCAGCAACGTCTCGTCCGGCAACGGCCGGGCGACCTACCGCGTCACCGCGGCCTTCGACAACATCGGCGGTCTCAAGGCCAAGGCGCCGATCCGCAGCGCCGGCGTGCTGGTCGGCCGCGTCGCCGGCATCCGGCTCGATCCGGAGACCTACCGCGCCGTGGTCTCGCTCGACATCGAGCAGGGCTACCACTTCAGCCGCGATTCGTCGGCCGAGATCCTGACCTCGGGCATTCTGGGCGACCAGTACATCGGCCTGACGCCGGGCGGCGAGGAAACCATGCTCAAGAACGGCGATCGAATCACCCTGACCTCGTCGGCGCTGGTGCTCGAGAAACTGATCAGTCAGTTCATGTTCAGCAAGGCATCGGAAAATCCTACCGAGGCGAAACCCGCCCCATAA
- the mlaE gene encoding lipid asymmetry maintenance ABC transporter permease subunit MlaE — MLEWLDTRIRAFGTPVVDALIKLGFGFRFFVSVLWHSLATLRRPRLVVREIYFSGVLSLIIILVSGLFVGMVLALQGYDTLQRFGASEALGVLVSLSLLRELGPVVAGLLFASRAGSAITAEIGLMKATEQLAAMEMMAVNPVARVMAPRFWGGVISMPVLAALFSAMGIFGGYLVGVVLIGVDAGSFWAQMQAQVDLRYDIGNGLIKSAVFGVAVAIIAVFEGFDAPPTAEGVSGATTRTVVTSSLVILGLDFILTAFMFRGI; from the coding sequence ATGCTTGAGTGGCTCGATACCCGCATCCGCGCCTTCGGGACGCCGGTGGTCGACGCGCTGATCAAGCTCGGCTTCGGCTTCCGTTTCTTCGTCTCGGTGCTGTGGCACTCGCTGGCCACGCTGCGCCGGCCGCGGCTGGTGGTGCGCGAGATCTACTTCAGCGGCGTGCTGTCGCTGATCATCATCCTGGTGTCCGGACTGTTCGTCGGCATGGTGCTGGCCCTGCAGGGCTACGACACGCTGCAGCGCTTCGGCGCGTCCGAGGCGCTCGGCGTGCTGGTGTCGCTGAGCCTGTTGCGCGAGCTCGGCCCGGTGGTGGCCGGCCTGCTGTTCGCCAGCCGCGCCGGCTCCGCCATCACCGCCGAGATCGGCCTGATGAAGGCCACCGAGCAGCTGGCCGCGATGGAGATGATGGCGGTCAACCCGGTCGCCCGCGTGATGGCGCCGCGCTTCTGGGGCGGCGTGATCTCGATGCCGGTGCTGGCCGCGCTGTTCTCCGCCATGGGCATCTTCGGCGGCTATCTGGTCGGCGTGGTGCTGATCGGCGTCGACGCCGGCTCGTTCTGGGCCCAGATGCAGGCCCAGGTCGACCTGCGCTACGACATCGGCAACGGCCTGATCAAGAGCGCCGTGTTCGGCGTCGCCGTGGCCATCATCGCGGTGTTCGAGGGTTTCGACGCGCCGCCGACCGCCGAGGGCGTGTCGGGCGCCACCACGCGTACCGTGGTGACCTCGTCGCTGGTCATTCTCGGTCTGGACTTCATCCTGACCGCTTTCATGTTCCGGGGTATCTGA
- a CDS encoding ABC transporter ATP-binding protein — translation MSADPLVAIDNVTFAYDRRTILKGISLTIPKGKVVAIMGGSGCGKTTLLRLIGGQIKPSRGEVRVAGQVVHELDTDELYALRRKMGMLFQFGALFTDMSVYDNVAFQMREHTELPESMIRDLVLMKLNAVGLRGAAGLMPSELSGGMARRVALARAIALDPLLMMYDEPFAGLDPISLGVIGQLIRTLNDALGATSILVTHDVVESLAIVDYVYFVSEGAIVAEGTPAEIRASDEPFVKQFIGGRPDGPVPFQYPAKPYAEQLMGLQHA, via the coding sequence GTGTCCGCCGACCCGCTTGTCGCCATCGACAACGTCACCTTCGCCTACGACCGCCGCACCATCCTCAAGGGAATCAGCCTGACGATTCCCAAGGGCAAGGTGGTGGCCATCATGGGCGGTTCCGGCTGCGGCAAGACCACGCTGCTGCGCCTGATCGGCGGCCAGATCAAGCCCTCGCGCGGCGAGGTGCGGGTGGCCGGCCAGGTGGTGCACGAGCTCGATACCGACGAGCTCTACGCCTTGCGCCGCAAGATGGGCATGCTGTTCCAGTTCGGTGCGCTGTTCACCGACATGTCGGTCTACGACAACGTCGCCTTCCAGATGCGCGAGCATACCGAGCTGCCCGAGTCGATGATCCGCGACCTGGTGCTGATGAAGCTCAACGCGGTCGGCCTGCGCGGCGCGGCCGGGCTGATGCCGTCCGAGCTGTCGGGCGGCATGGCGCGGCGGGTGGCGCTGGCCCGCGCGATCGCGCTCGATCCCTTGCTGATGATGTACGACGAGCCGTTCGCCGGCCTCGATCCGATCTCGCTCGGCGTGATCGGCCAACTGATCCGCACGCTCAATGACGCGCTCGGCGCGACCTCGATCCTGGTCACCCACGACGTGGTCGAATCGCTGGCCATCGTCGACTACGTCTATTTCGTTTCCGAGGGCGCCATCGTGGCCGAGGGCACGCCGGCCGAGATCCGCGCGTCCGACGAGCCCTTCGTGAAGCAGTTCATCGGCGGCCGGCCCGACGGTCCGGTGCCGTTCCAGTACCCGGCCAAGCCCTACGCCGAACAATTGATGGGACTGCAGCATGCTTGA
- a CDS encoding response regulator has protein sequence MNADRPFILLVAESAALRSMLAASLAELGYHHRTAGPGEAVRCTVEADFGLALVALGETAGADDEALLAALAERQPKLAIVAVSAAAGERHAHALGLLGLVTIPVSPPRSMRCSRAPARPRQPRWPAWSASARRWRT, from the coding sequence ATGAACGCCGATCGCCCATTCATCCTGCTGGTGGCAGAGTCCGCGGCGCTGCGCAGCATGCTGGCGGCGTCGCTGGCCGAACTGGGCTACCACCATCGCACGGCGGGCCCCGGCGAAGCCGTGCGCTGTACGGTGGAGGCCGATTTCGGGCTGGCGCTGGTCGCGCTCGGCGAAACCGCCGGCGCGGACGACGAAGCACTGCTGGCCGCCCTGGCCGAGCGGCAGCCGAAGCTCGCGATTGTCGCCGTTTCCGCCGCGGCGGGCGAGCGCCATGCGCATGCGCTCGGCCTGCTCGGCCTCGTCACTATTCCCGTCTCCCCGCCGCGCTCGATGCGATGCTCGCGCGCGCCGGCGAGGCCGCGGCAACCGAGGTGGCCGGCCTGGTCGGCCTCAGCGCGCCGCTGGCGAACCTGA
- a CDS encoding sigma 54-interacting transcriptional regulator: MLARAGEAAATEVAGLVGLSAPLANLKRQIRRYGPLDYPVLVCGESGTGKEAAAQALHDASKRAGRPYLALNCAALSENLVEATLFGHARGAYTGAHSARGGCFEQVEDGTLFLDEIGELPPGVQAKLLRVLENGEFQRLGETQVRRSRARVVAATNRDLAQMAREGGFRADLYHRLAVLDIRTPPLRELGVDRWRLLAHFMAHYTAELGCAPFVFDAAARACWQDYAFPGNVRELRNMVIRLLAKQAGETVGAAALRAECQAAAEPAGDATPPGIDTALQTLRRTAGFRLDDWLARHERCHIEAALQLAHGNMSQAARLLGIRRTTLYSRCEQFEFRLLFDDKK; the protein is encoded by the coding sequence ATGCTCGCGCGCGCCGGCGAGGCCGCGGCAACCGAGGTGGCCGGCCTGGTCGGCCTCAGCGCGCCGCTGGCGAACCTGAAGCGGCAGATCCGGCGCTACGGTCCGCTCGACTACCCGGTGCTGGTCTGCGGCGAATCGGGCACCGGCAAGGAGGCCGCGGCGCAGGCGCTGCACGACGCCTCGAAGCGCGCCGGCCGGCCCTACCTGGCGCTCAACTGCGCCGCGCTGAGCGAGAACCTGGTCGAGGCCACGCTGTTCGGCCACGCCCGCGGTGCCTACACCGGCGCCCATTCGGCGCGTGGCGGCTGCTTCGAGCAGGTCGAGGACGGCACGCTGTTCCTCGACGAGATCGGCGAACTGCCGCCCGGCGTACAGGCCAAGCTGCTGCGCGTGCTCGAGAACGGCGAATTCCAGCGCCTGGGCGAGACCCAGGTGCGCCGCAGCCGCGCCCGCGTGGTGGCGGCCACCAACCGCGACCTGGCCCAGATGGCGCGCGAAGGCGGGTTCCGCGCCGATCTCTACCACCGGCTGGCCGTGCTCGACATCCGTACGCCGCCCTTGCGCGAACTCGGCGTCGACCGCTGGCGGCTGCTCGCGCACTTCATGGCGCACTACACGGCCGAGCTCGGCTGCGCGCCGTTCGTGTTCGACGCCGCGGCCCGCGCCTGCTGGCAGGACTATGCCTTCCCCGGCAACGTGCGCGAGCTGCGCAACATGGTGATCCGCCTGCTCGCCAAGCAAGCCGGCGAGACGGTCGGCGCCGCCGCCCTGCGCGCCGAATGCCAGGCCGCAGCCGAGCCGGCCGGCGACGCGACGCCCCCGGGAATCGACACCGCGCTGCAGACATTGCGCCGGACCGCCGGCTTCCGCCTCGACGACTGGCTGGCCCGGCACGAGCGCTGCCATATCGAGGCCGCGCTGCAGCTGGCGCACGGCAACATGAGCCAGGCGGCCCGGCTGCTCGGCATCCGACGGACGACGCTGTACAGCCGGTGCGAGCAATTCGAATTTCGTCTACTCTTCGACGACAAGAAATGA
- a CDS encoding pilus (MSHA type) biogenesis protein MshL → MPPPIFLPPPEPQPRLDTYSVVVSEVPVREMLFALARDARLDVDVHPLVRGTVTLNALNQTLPQILDRVARQADLRYSLDHGVLSVVPDRPYVASYAVDYINVARSAHGKVTISTSVAASGGSVGSAGASQAQNSSGTEIGNTAENRFWERLEKNLRELLASTRRVSAQQRRDSESLEARNEQLRNAEQAERRQDEARQRQEDRLRAAQAVAHAGAGAAQLMAMVMPPAPAQPNPAGSDADAAADVFVHPETGVVAINATAREHARIRDYLARVAAGARRQVLIEATIVEVALGDQYQAGIDWRVFKDGDNRLNYGQSLTGNRFADTPLALLTYANPTSSLFKGADFIATIKLLEQFGKTRVLSSPKLMALNNQTALLKVVDEKVYFKLKVSPATLNGDGNVTSPATFETSVNTVPVGVVMSVTPQISADGSISLNVRPTITRITGYATDPAPTLMGSPVDNRIPEIQVREMESTLTLADGQVAILGGLIQDSLQTSRAGWPGLSRLPWGLGDLFSQRDDQVGKTELVVFLRPVVVRNPSLLGDLAAYRERLPDERSLDIQADALSAFAAGLPQGAQP, encoded by the coding sequence GTGCCGCCGCCAATCTTCCTGCCGCCGCCGGAACCGCAGCCGCGGCTCGATACCTACAGCGTGGTGGTCAGCGAGGTGCCGGTGCGCGAGATGCTGTTCGCCCTGGCCCGCGACGCCCGGCTCGACGTCGACGTCCACCCGCTGGTCCGCGGCACGGTCACCCTCAACGCGCTGAACCAGACGCTGCCGCAGATCCTCGACCGCGTCGCCCGCCAGGCCGATCTGCGCTACAGCCTCGACCACGGCGTGCTCAGCGTGGTGCCGGACCGGCCCTACGTCGCCAGCTACGCGGTCGACTACATCAACGTCGCGCGCAGCGCCCACGGCAAGGTGACGATCTCGACCTCGGTGGCCGCCAGCGGCGGCTCTGTCGGCAGCGCCGGGGCCAGCCAGGCGCAGAACAGCTCGGGCACCGAGATCGGCAACACCGCCGAGAACCGTTTCTGGGAACGGCTGGAAAAGAACCTGCGCGAACTGCTGGCCTCGACCCGCCGCGTCAGCGCGCAGCAACGCCGCGACAGCGAAAGCCTGGAGGCGCGCAACGAGCAGCTGCGCAACGCCGAGCAGGCCGAAAGGCGCCAGGACGAAGCGCGCCAGCGCCAGGAAGACCGGCTGCGCGCCGCCCAGGCGGTGGCCCATGCCGGGGCCGGCGCGGCACAGCTGATGGCGATGGTGATGCCGCCGGCGCCGGCCCAGCCGAATCCCGCCGGCAGCGACGCCGACGCGGCCGCCGACGTGTTCGTCCATCCGGAAACCGGCGTGGTCGCCATCAACGCCACCGCGCGCGAACATGCGCGCATCCGCGACTACCTGGCCCGCGTCGCGGCCGGCGCACGGCGGCAGGTGCTGATCGAGGCCACCATCGTCGAAGTGGCGCTCGGCGACCAGTACCAGGCCGGCATCGACTGGCGGGTGTTCAAGGACGGCGACAACCGGCTCAACTACGGCCAGTCGCTGACCGGCAACCGCTTCGCCGACACGCCGCTGGCGCTGCTGACCTATGCCAACCCGACCAGCAGCCTGTTCAAAGGCGCCGACTTCATCGCCACCATCAAGCTGCTCGAGCAGTTCGGCAAGACACGCGTGCTGTCGAGCCCCAAGCTGATGGCGCTGAACAACCAGACTGCGCTCCTGAAGGTGGTCGACGAGAAGGTCTACTTCAAGCTCAAGGTCTCGCCGGCCACGCTCAACGGCGACGGCAACGTGACCTCGCCGGCCACCTTCGAGACCAGCGTCAATACCGTGCCGGTCGGCGTGGTGATGAGCGTCACGCCGCAGATCTCCGCCGACGGCAGCATCTCGCTCAACGTGCGGCCCACCATCACCCGCATCACCGGCTACGCCACCGATCCGGCACCGACGCTGATGGGCAGCCCGGTCGACAACCGGATCCCGGAAATCCAGGTGCGCGAGATGGAGTCGACGCTCACGCTGGCCGATGGCCAGGTCGCCATCCTCGGCGGGTTGATCCAGGACAGCCTGCAGACCAGCCGCGCCGGCTGGCCCGGCCTGTCGCGGTTGCCCTGGGGCCTGGGCGACCTGTTCAGCCAGCGCGACGACCAGGTCGGCAAGACCGAATTGGTGGTGTTCCTGCGGCCGGTGGTGGTGCGCAATCCGAGCCTGCTCGGCGATCTCGCCGCCTATCGCGAGCGCCTGCCCGATGAACGCAGCCTCGATATCCAGGCCGATGCGCTGTCGGCCTTCGCGGCCGGCCTGCCGCAAGGAGCGCAGCCATGA
- a CDS encoding tetratricopeptide repeat protein — translation MAIDRVRLQREGAVAAHVEQGYQAYRSGAYALAERHYRAQLASEPANRDALLGLAAIALKQGRPEQARERYRRLLAANPADGAVEVALLSLAGDGETELREGRLKALLETTAGAEAAAALGQLMADQQRWQEARSYYALASRAAPRQADLAYDLAVSLDALGERRQAALGYAAALALPAQGRSFDPAAARARQLALEALP, via the coding sequence ATGGCGATCGATCGCGTCCGCCTGCAGCGCGAAGGCGCGGTCGCCGCCCATGTCGAGCAGGGCTACCAGGCTTATCGGAGCGGCGCGTACGCGCTGGCCGAACGGCACTACCGGGCGCAGCTGGCGAGCGAGCCGGCCAACCGCGACGCCTTGCTCGGCCTCGCCGCGATCGCGCTCAAGCAGGGCCGGCCGGAGCAGGCGCGCGAGCGCTATCGCCGGCTGCTGGCGGCCAACCCGGCCGACGGCGCGGTGGAGGTCGCCCTGCTGAGCCTGGCCGGCGACGGCGAGACGGAGCTGCGCGAAGGCCGGCTCAAGGCCTTGCTCGAGACGACGGCCGGCGCCGAGGCCGCCGCTGCGCTCGGTCAGCTGATGGCGGACCAACAGCGCTGGCAGGAGGCGCGCAGCTACTACGCGCTGGCCAGCCGGGCCGCGCCGCGGCAGGCCGACCTTGCCTACGACCTGGCGGTCAGTCTCGATGCGCTCGGCGAACGGCGGCAGGCCGCCCTCGGCTATGCCGCGGCCCTCGCGCTGCCGGCACAGGGCCGCAGTTTCGACCCGGCTGCGGCTCGCGCCCGGCAACTGGCCCTGGAGGCGCTGCCATGA
- a CDS encoding GspE/PulE family protein, which produces MNPPRKTRWLGEQLTARGMITPDQLRIALIEQRRTGAQLGRELVRLGFVSGPDLRDALAEQLGQEAVDLTQLTPAPAALALLSRETARRFMLLPLTVDEDRRVLGVAMAQPDDLVAIDQVRSLLHHAYAIEPVLAAETDLVREIDQHYGFELSIDGILNELELGQGAANPPGQAGPAPAGQPVMRLIDALLADAAHRGASDLHFEPEAQFVRIRYRIDGVLRQIRSLHKSYWPAMVNRIKVMAALDIAETRAPQDGRISLTLSGRPLDFRVAVQPTVHGENLVLRLLDRQKGLCTLDTLGLPEHNQAQLQRLMARPEGLILLTGPTGSGKTTTLYSILQQLNSERVNIMTLEDPVEYQLPLVRQTAVGDKLDFAAGIRALLRQDPDVILVGEIRDRETAEMAFRAAMTGHQVYATLHSNSAAGAIPRLLDLGIPADILAGNLAGVVAQRLLRKLCPACCGASVASWDECRLLGVSTAPLLPRAVGCDQCDGQGYRGRIAVLEVLRIDGALGELVAQRASLRTLLRQAREQGFIALVEDALRCVREGQTSLDEVARVIDLTDLP; this is translated from the coding sequence ATGAATCCACCACGCAAGACCCGCTGGCTGGGCGAGCAACTGACCGCGCGCGGCATGATCACGCCGGACCAGTTGCGCATCGCGCTGATCGAGCAGCGCCGCACCGGCGCCCAGCTCGGCCGCGAACTGGTCCGGCTCGGCTTCGTCTCGGGGCCGGACCTGCGCGATGCGCTGGCCGAGCAGCTCGGCCAGGAAGCGGTCGACCTGACCCAGCTGACGCCGGCGCCGGCCGCGCTGGCGCTGCTGTCGCGCGAAACGGCCCGGCGCTTCATGCTGCTGCCGCTGACGGTGGACGAGGATCGCCGCGTGCTCGGCGTCGCCATGGCCCAGCCCGACGACCTGGTCGCCATCGACCAGGTGCGCAGCCTGCTCCACCACGCCTATGCGATCGAGCCGGTGCTGGCCGCCGAGACCGACCTGGTCCGCGAGATCGACCAGCACTACGGCTTCGAGCTGTCGATCGACGGCATCCTCAACGAGCTCGAACTCGGCCAGGGTGCGGCCAACCCGCCCGGCCAGGCCGGACCGGCGCCTGCCGGCCAGCCGGTGATGCGCCTGATCGACGCGCTGCTGGCCGACGCGGCCCACCGCGGCGCATCCGACCTGCATTTCGAGCCCGAGGCGCAGTTCGTCCGCATCCGCTACCGGATCGACGGCGTGCTGCGGCAGATCCGCAGCCTGCACAAGAGCTACTGGCCCGCCATGGTGAACCGCATCAAGGTGATGGCGGCGCTCGACATCGCCGAAACGCGCGCGCCGCAGGACGGCCGCATCTCGCTCACGCTGTCGGGCCGGCCGCTCGACTTCCGCGTCGCGGTGCAACCGACGGTGCACGGCGAGAACCTGGTGCTGCGCCTGCTCGACCGGCAGAAAGGCCTGTGCACGCTCGACACGCTCGGCCTGCCCGAACACAACCAGGCCCAGTTGCAGCGCCTCATGGCGCGGCCCGAAGGGCTGATCCTGCTGACCGGGCCGACCGGCTCGGGCAAGACCACCACGCTGTATTCGATCCTGCAGCAGCTGAACAGCGAACGGGTCAACATCATGACGCTCGAGGACCCGGTCGAATACCAGCTGCCGCTGGTGCGGCAGACCGCGGTCGGAGACAAGCTCGACTTCGCCGCCGGCATCCGCGCGCTGCTGCGGCAGGATCCGGACGTGATCCTGGTCGGCGAGATCCGCGACCGCGAAACCGCCGAGATGGCCTTCCGCGCTGCCATGACCGGCCACCAAGTCTACGCCACGCTGCACAGCAACTCGGCGGCCGGCGCCATTCCGCGGCTGCTCGACCTCGGCATTCCGGCCGACATCCTGGCCGGCAATCTCGCCGGCGTCGTCGCCCAGCGCCTGCTGCGCAAGCTGTGCCCGGCCTGCTGCGGCGCGTCGGTCGCCAGTTGGGACGAATGCCGCCTGCTCGGCGTGAGCACCGCGCCGCTGCTGCCCCGCGCCGTCGGCTGCGACCAGTGCGACGGCCAGGGCTATCGCGGCCGCATCGCGGTGCTCGAAGTGCTGCGCATCGACGGCGCGCTCGGCGAACTGGTCGCCCAGCGCGCCAGCCTGCGCACCCTGCTGCGGCAGGCGCGCGAACAGGGTTTCATCGCCCTGGTCGAGGACGCGCTGCGCTGCGTGCGCGAAGGCCAGACCTCGCTCGACGAAGTCGCCCGCGTCATCGACCTGACGGACCTGCCCTGA
- a CDS encoding type II secretion system F family protein → MQYRYRALDPDGRTVRGKLAALDPADLAARLARLQLELIDGRACSRRGGTGRRPVRRRDLIGLCTCLAQLGQAGIPLLEGLADLRDALEPGQLREVLAELIDDLEGGLSLSQAMGRHPRQFAPAVLHLVQAGEASGRLPEVFAHLAETFKWQDELAAQTRQLLLYPLFVALTVAGVTIFLLAWLVPRLAGFIVGMQQALPWNTRLLLALSDFVVERGHWLALGLAALPLAAWLWRRLDPHHARRRDRLLLRLPFVGPILARIALARFAHYFALLYGAGIPIIESLGLLEGVVGNRAIAAALGRARERIVDGGGIAASFAAAELFPPLVVRMLRMGETTGALERTLGNVGYFYQREVRETIARVQVLIEPALTLALGLLLGSVMLSVLGPIYDLVGRIKP, encoded by the coding sequence ATGCAATACCGCTACCGTGCCCTCGACCCGGACGGCCGCACCGTGCGCGGCAAGCTGGCTGCGCTCGACCCGGCCGACCTGGCGGCCCGCCTGGCCCGGCTGCAACTCGAACTGATCGACGGCCGCGCCTGCAGCCGCCGCGGCGGTACCGGCCGGCGGCCGGTACGGCGGCGCGACCTGATCGGCCTCTGCACCTGCCTGGCACAGCTTGGCCAGGCCGGCATACCGCTGCTGGAGGGCCTGGCCGACCTGCGCGACGCGCTCGAGCCGGGGCAATTGCGCGAAGTGCTGGCCGAACTGATCGACGACCTCGAAGGCGGCCTGAGCCTGTCGCAGGCGATGGGCCGCCATCCGCGCCAGTTCGCCCCGGCGGTGCTGCACCTGGTGCAGGCCGGCGAAGCCAGCGGCCGGCTGCCCGAAGTGTTCGCCCACCTGGCCGAGACCTTCAAATGGCAGGACGAACTGGCGGCCCAGACGCGCCAGTTGCTGCTCTATCCGCTGTTCGTCGCGCTGACGGTGGCCGGCGTCACGATCTTCCTGCTGGCCTGGCTGGTGCCGCGGCTGGCCGGCTTCATCGTCGGCATGCAGCAGGCGCTGCCATGGAACACCCGGCTGCTGCTCGCGCTGTCTGACTTCGTGGTCGAACGCGGCCACTGGCTGGCGCTCGGCCTCGCCGCGCTGCCGCTCGCCGCATGGCTGTGGCGCCGGCTCGACCCGCACCATGCGCGGCGGCGGGACCGGCTGCTGCTGCGCCTGCCCTTCGTCGGCCCGATCCTGGCCCGCATCGCGCTGGCGCGCTTCGCCCATTACTTCGCCCTGCTGTACGGCGCCGGCATCCCGATCATCGAAAGCCTCGGATTGCTCGAAGGCGTGGTCGGCAACCGTGCCATCGCCGCGGCGCTCGGCCGTGCCCGCGAGCGCATCGTCGACGGCGGCGGCATCGCCGCCAGTTTCGCCGCCGCCGAGCTATTCCCACCGCTGGTGGTGCGCATGCTGCGCATGGGCGAGACCACCGGTGCGCTCGAGCGGACGCTCGGCAACGTCGGCTATTTCTATCAACGCGAAGTGCGCGAGACGATCGCCCGCGTACAGGTGCTGATCGAGCCGGCGCTGACGCTGGCGCTCGGCCTGCTGCTCGGCAGCGTGATGCTGTCGGTGCTCGGGCCGATCTACGACCTGGTCGGCAGGATCAAGCCATGA
- a CDS encoding RDD family protein has protein sequence MTLEHPLAPRGRRLLTLCYESLLLLAISLAGGMLFQLAWPGNGSDAVRRYVEFAYWMTLLFGYFAWCWRRSGQTLAMKTWRLRLVAEGGGAPGWRAMTIRFALALVFYGPLVPVWLWVRHNPDMKWLQWATYAWFALPWLWTWLDRERQLLHDRLAGTRVVLLPIARD, from the coding sequence ATGACCCTCGAACATCCCCTGGCGCCGCGCGGCCGCCGCTTGCTCACGCTGTGCTACGAGAGCCTGTTGCTGCTGGCGATCTCGCTGGCCGGCGGCATGCTGTTCCAGCTGGCCTGGCCCGGCAATGGCAGCGACGCGGTCCGCCGCTACGTCGAGTTCGCCTACTGGATGACCCTGCTGTTCGGCTATTTCGCCTGGTGCTGGCGGCGCAGCGGCCAGACGCTGGCGATGAAGACCTGGCGGCTGCGCCTGGTGGCGGAAGGCGGCGGTGCGCCGGGTTGGCGTGCGATGACCATCCGCTTCGCACTGGCGCTGGTCTTCTATGGGCCGCTGGTGCCGGTCTGGCTGTGGGTGCGCCACAATCCCGACATGAAATGGCTGCAATGGGCGACGTATGCCTGGTTCGCGCTGCCCTGGCTGTGGACCTGGCTCGATCGCGAGCGGCAGTTGCTGCACGATCGCCTGGCCGGTACGCGGGTCGTGCTGCTGCCGATCGCGCGCGACTGA
- a CDS encoding DUF3106 domain-containing protein, with product MLLAGLLIGSPAMAAEPSLEWAQLSPAQRSVLAPLAAEWPEYSHAKRLNLIGLAQRYPGLSATEKGRVDLRLKQWAALSKEERAKARDNFRKVQNLPPEQRAAVREKLRKVHGVQPAPAAAPKPTMAQQASPVPPASSAAP from the coding sequence TTGCTGCTGGCCGGCCTGTTGATCGGCAGCCCGGCCATGGCGGCCGAGCCCTCGCTCGAATGGGCGCAGTTGTCGCCGGCGCAGCGCAGCGTGCTGGCGCCGCTGGCGGCGGAATGGCCCGAATATTCGCACGCCAAGCGGCTCAATTTGATCGGGTTGGCTCAGCGTTACCCGGGCCTGTCGGCCACCGAAAAGGGGCGCGTCGACCTCCGGCTCAAGCAGTGGGCTGCGCTGAGCAAGGAAGAGCGCGCCAAGGCGCGTGACAATTTCCGCAAGGTGCAGAACCTGCCGCCCGAGCAACGTGCCGCGGTGCGCGAGAAATTGCGCAAGGTGCACGGCGTGCAGCCGGCACCGGCGGCGGCGCCCAAACCGACCATGGCCCAGCAGGCCAGCCCGGTTCCGCCCGCGAGTTCGGCTGCGCCCTGA
- a CDS encoding DUF3619 family protein yields the protein MKPDLYESTDEAQGRRAGRALLDRPLTHRQAERLRLARERALARAGHGTLALPGGRLVRHGHPSLRWSGLAGLALLLLALTVWWQYDREAQLGDSLDAVLLADELPPDAWLSDQLDGLGQES from the coding sequence GTGAAACCAGACCTTTACGAATCGACCGATGAAGCGCAGGGCCGCCGCGCCGGCCGCGCGCTGCTGGACCGGCCCCTGACGCACCGGCAGGCCGAACGGCTGCGCCTGGCGCGCGAGCGTGCGCTGGCCCGGGCCGGCCACGGTACGCTGGCGCTGCCGGGCGGCCGGCTGGTGCGGCACGGTCATCCATCGCTGCGCTGGAGTGGCCTGGCCGGCCTGGCTCTGTTGCTGCTGGCGTTGACGGTCTGGTGGCAGTACGACCGCGAAGCGCAGCTCGGTGACAGTCTCGATGCGGTGCTGCTGGCCGACGAGCTGCCGCCCGATGCCTGGCTGTCGGACCAGTTGGACGGACTGGGGCAGGAGTCGTGA